The Ruficoccus amylovorans region GATGAAGTCGTCAGGCTGCACGATCAGGTCGTCTTCCAGGCGGCCGGTTTCGAGGATACGGGCCACGTTGATCTCGGTTTTGACCTCCTTGTCGCCGGGGCCGCTCTGGCGGATCAGGCTGACACGGGTCGGGTCGGCCTGTTGGGTAAAGCCGCCCGCACGCAAAATGGCCTTGCTGACGGTAAGCACTTCGCCGGGGGGGATGGTCATCGCACCCTGCCGGGCCACCTGGCCGAGCAGGAATATCTGCCCGCGGTTACTCAGGTCCTTGTACTCGGAGACGTGTACGGTCGCCTGATAATAGTAATCGACCTCCAGCGCGTCGCTGATCTTTTGGGCCAGCTCGCGCGGGGTGAGCCCGGAGGCCTCGATCTTGCCGATCAGGGGTACGTCGATCTTGCCGGATTCGTCCACCAGCACGATATTGGCCGCTTCGCGATCCTCAGCCACCATGTAGCTGAGCTTGTCGCCGACCTTGATCGGCGTGGTGTCGTCAAGCAGCTCCATCGTGTTGACGCTCGCACCCGTGTCGAACGGGGCGGCTCCGGAAAAACCGAAAGCTGCCTGACTGATCAGGAGGGCGCATATGAACAGGAAAAGTTGTGGCATGGTCAGACTCGACGGGAAATCATTATACCTAATCTTCGGGTAAAAAGGACGTAAATTAAGCAAAAATTAGAAATCGTAGCGCAGATCGAGGATGACCTGGTTACGATTAAAGGTACGTTCGGGCAGGTTTGAAGTCCGGTGCGTCCGCACATAGGCGAAGGTGCTGCTGAGCTGGCGGGAGAAACGGTAATCGAAGCCGAAGCTGATCAGGTACCCGCTAAAAACTTCCGGAGCCGGGCCGCCGGAGTCTTCGCCCCAGTCATAGACGATGGAAAAGTTTGGTACCAGCCGCTGCGAAAGCTGATAGGAGGCGGCGTAGCCGATGGTGTCCGTGGTGGTGGCGTTGCTCAGGTAGCCGTTCTGGATCACGCGGGTGTAACTGAGGGAATGCTGGTAGCGCTCGCTCAGGCGGTGCGTGAAGACGATATTGGCCTGAATGCCCGAGGGCTCGGACAGGTCCCCCGTCGTCCCGGTCTGCTGCACATTGTAAAAGGTATAGTTCATGCTGGCCTGGACGTTGACCAGCGGGCTCATCTGCCAGACGACCATCGGCCCGAGAAAGTAAGTCCATTCGTCGTTGTTGACGTTTTCGGCATAGTCGATGTACGAGAATCCCCCCGTGAAGCCCGCCGTCAACTGCGGCGAAATGAGAAAACGCGGCCCGGCGGAAAAGGTGTAGGTCGTGCTTTGGGTAAAATTGAAGTCCTGCTGCGTGGGCAAGATGTCCGTGCGCGAGAAACTGCCGAAAACGACCACATCGTTGTAGTCAGCCTCCACATTGATCCCGGCGATGTTGGTAAAGCGGCCGTAGCGCATGGAGTTGGGGACGAGCTGGCCGTTGGCGTCCAGACGGAGCGCGTCAGTCGGATCAATCGAGTACGAGATCCGGTCGAACAACTCGATCTCCCAGTTTTCGATGAAAAAGGAAAAAGCCAGCTTGGTATCCGGCGAAATCGAGACGAAGTTGTTGATCGAGCTCAGTTCCGGGTTGTTCGTGTACCACTCATAAAAGAGGCCGAGATTGATGCTGATGGTGTTATAGTCGCTCACCCGCCAGCGGCTGCCCAGCGTCACCCCGGGGCTGATGATAAAGTCCGAAACCGGGAAATTGGTCGAGCCGGTGATGTTGTCGTTGTACTCGAAGCCCAACTGAGCCGACAGGTCGAAATACACCGGTCCGGCCCGCAGGTTCTCCCCTTGCCCGTAGGCCCGGCCCACCATCGCCGCCAGCCCAAGCAAGCACAGCGACAGCCAAATCGCGGACACACGACCACCCCGGAGGCTTTTTGAGAAAGGTATCCGGCCCATTGACAGCAGACTGGCGCGCAGAAAGTGTGGCATCCCCCGGGAGTTCCTAATAACTAAGGGTTTTCCCCATCAGAGGGCATGCGCGGGCATGCTGGCGACTGTAAAATTGATCAACCATTTCACAATTTTCGGCGCACCGGGAATTTTCTTAATTGTTTTGCTTATAAGCCGAAAGAATATTATAGAGGAAACCCTCACCAATCACATGCAGTTTTCCACCAGAAGTTCCCTGTTTCGATGCATGAGCGCCCTGGCCATCATGCTCGCGCCGGCTCTTAGCCTGGCCCAGACCTCCGCCCTTCCGGATGTCTCCACGGCCCCCGTCCTCGCGGCGGACAGCACCGCCCCGGCCACCGGCATGCCCTCCGTGATGGACCTTCCCGCCATGATCGGCCCCAAGGAAGAGTACGAAGAGGATTCCTACGCCATGATCGAGGTGGAGGAAATCGACCGCGAAGAACTGCTCGACAAGCCCATGAACCTGGCCCGCTGGATCATGGGCGCGCGCCTCTACACCTACGAAACCGGCCACCTCGAACCCGTCAAGGAGGACTACTCCGACAATACCAGCCCGGCCTCGCTCCTGACCAAGGATGCCGACGCCCGCTACCCGATGTACCTGGATTCGTACAAATTCGTCATCGACCTGGGCGACTACTGGATGATCAACATGTTCGAGTTCATGAACTACGGTGCCCGTGGACGAGCCCAGGTCTTTTACTCGGACGTGCTTCAGGACCCCAACTCGGGCCAGTGGAAAGCCGCTTCGCCCATCGTGCCTTTTTCCTCTGACGGCAAGGTCTCGCTCTACCTCGGGGCGCTCGACACACGCTTTGTCATGCTCGTGATCGACAACATGGCCCACGGCGACATCGGGCCGTTCTCGGTCTACGGCGACTTGAAAATCTCCCAGATGCGCCTCGCCGGCGGCAGCCTTTCCCAGAAGGAACTCGACGCCCTCCCCCTCAAGGAGCGCGAGAAGTACCGCCCCATGCGCTACGACTGGGCCACCCTGCACAGCGGCTGCCGCGTGAGCTACGTCAGCTCCGGCGACCCACGCTACAGCAACGCCATGATCGACGACGACATGGAGACGATTTGCCAATTCAAGCAGGAGCCCGAAACCGTCGTCATCATGGACCTGATGGAAGAGCGCAACATCAACCGCATGTCCATGCTCTTCAGTTCCGATCCGGGGCTGTTCGAAATCTATTTTGTCCACAAGCTCCCGGAGGGCCTCAAAACCGAAAGCGACAGCGGTGCGCCCCCGGCGCAGATTATTGGCGAGTCTCCGGAGACCATTATCGACGGCGAAAGCGCCTATTATTCACCCGGCACCGGGCCCAGTCCCGAAATTTATCTGCCGTCAGCCCCCGGCTCCTTCGGGCAATGGCTGGCGCTGGCCCAGCTCGGACAGGTTTCGGACAACACCACGGACGAAATCCCGATCAAGATCACCCGACTGCCCAAAGAATTTTTCCGCGACACCAAGCCCAACCTGACCTACGTCTCCGATGGCGGCATGAACTCCTTCCGCATCGAGTTTCAGGAAATAACGGGGCGCTGGTGCATTATCCGCTTCCGTCGCAACTTCAACAGCCCCGAACAGGGCGTCAAAATTGACAAGCCCGCCGCTGGCACCCAGAGCATGCTCATGCCGATCAAGGTCGGTCCGCACGCCTACGCTCCCGCCCCCCTGAGCCTTCTCGGCCAGACCAGTGACGACGACAGCGGAATCCCCAGCGGCCTGCGCATTTACGAGGTCAGCATTTTCGGGGACATCTACGTCATCGGCAACGCCCTCGAACCGGTCAGCGGGGTACAATTCGGCAGCAACAGCCAGACCTCAAATCCCGGCGGCGTGCCGGGCGGCGGGGGCACCCCCGGCGGCCCAACCGTGCCGCCCGTGGACCCACCCCCGCCCTACGTCCCCGACCCGGTCAGCCCGTAGAGACGTGTTAGCCAAGCTCTTGCGCTAACGGTACCCTAGTGTCGTGTTAGCTAAGCTCTTAATAAATGTTAATGGCCACAAAAAGGCACAAGAAGCACAAAAACTTCGTGGATACAGAGTTCGCTCTGCGTCTTTGCGCCTCTGCGGTGAAAATATTTTTATCAGAAACTAAGCTAACGGTACCCTAGCTCCCTGTTTTCAGTTGCAGGTACTTTTTAACCGTGCGGCGGTCGAGTTTGAGGCGGCGGCCCAGTTCCTCATAGTTGGGGATGCGGGCGTACTGCTCGGCCACGTAACGGGCCAGCAGTTCCTCGGCAGTGAATTCGCCACGGCTCCACGGACCAGCGATCCCCTCTCCGACGGCCGGCTTTTCGAGGTTTTCGGGCTGGTAGTCGCCGTGCACGGTGATGTTGCGCACGCATTGTTCCAGTTCGCGGAAGTTGCCCGGCCAGGCGTAATCGACGGGCAGCTTTTTCCCGATCCAGTCGCAGACTTCGGCCGTTACTTTTTCGCCTTCCTCCGGTCCGGCCATTTTCCGGGCGATGAAGGCGACCAGCGTTTCGAGTTCGCCGGGGGAGCCGTTGAGAATCTCCCGTAACGAGGGAGTCTGCACCCGATCGGCATTGAGCCGGAAGTAAAAGTCCTCGCGGAAGCGGCCCGCCTGGATTTCCGCCACCAGGTCTCGGTTGGTGGCGGCCATGAGCTTGCCGGTAAAAGCTTTGGGCTCGGTCTCGCCGATGGGCACGAATTGTCGCGTCTGGAGCACGCGCAGGAGTTTGATCTGAATGGCCACGTCGGTTTCCCCGATTTCATCCAGAAAGACCGTCCCGTGCGGCCCGCAGGTCTCGAAATACCCCTGACGGTTCTGAAGAGCGCCGGTAAAGGCCCCGCGCCGGTGCCCGAAAAGCTCGGACTCGATCAGCGTGGGTGAAAGGGCCGAGAGGTTGATCGGGTAAAAGGCTTTGACGAAGTCCTCGGTAAAGGCGCGTGCGTTCGGGTCGAAGGGGATGTAACGCGACAGCCCGATACCGCGGGCGACCAACTCCTTACCCGAACCGGAGGGGCCGGTAATCAGCGTGATGATGTCGCCCATGCGGTCGGCCAGCACACGCTGGTAGCGGTCCATGTCGCGGGTAAAAATCGACTGCCAGATGCGCGCCCGCAGGCGGTTGGCGGCGGGAGACTGGCCGATGATGTAGCGATGGATATGTAAAAAAGCCCGCCGAATCTGGTCCATGACCGCGAACAGCCGCTCCAGCCCCATCCCGGCGTAACGCCCGATGAGCCCGCCTGGCAGGCCCTCCTCCACTTCGCGGACAAAGCGGTCGTAAAACCCGACCCGCTGCCCGGCGTGCCCGCGCTCGTGGGCCTGCTCGATCAAACGGTCGAACTCCGGCATGAACCGGTGGTAAATCCGCACGAAGACCATTTCCTGAAAAATCTCACGTTCGGCCTGCGTCCCCTTGCCCGAGGCGAAGCCCGGACGCGTCTGGCCGAGCAGTCGCTCCAGGTCTTCCCAAAGCGCCGACAGGCGCTCCCGCTCGCTGAGCCGCCCGTAGGCTTCGCCCAGCAGTAATTTTTCGATCTCCTCGCGCTCGGGTTCGAAGGGGTTTTGCCAGGCCAGTTGCGCGTAGCCCCGCGCGCGTTCAGCCTGTTTACCGGGGAAAAGCGTGCCTGCCATACATTTTTTGTCTATGAATCAGGCATCAAACGTCAATCCAGAATCAAATGGCTGAATTCTTTAATTTCACAATAAAACGCATAACCCTTATATACAGCAAGTTAAGGAACAATGAGCACAAGTTGGCATGACTCCAGTTAAGAAGAGGGCATGAAAACAAAAAACACATCCTCCAAGTCCATCGACAAAAACAAGACGACTCACCACCCTGAGCGCACCCTGCGTCTGCCCGACCTGAGTATCCCGCTTTGCCTCGGAGTTTTCACCCTGGTTTACTTTCTGCTGGAATGGGGTATGAAATTCTAAAGCCGCCTATCCAAATCAGACAACTTTCCTACTTTCCGCGAATCATGCAACATCCCGCCACCTCCTACCCTGCCCCGCGTCCGCCCGTCTGCTCACTCCTGTCGCTGATTATGCTGGGGCTGGCACCGCTGATCGCCCACGGGCTCTCGTATCTGCTCAAGGAACAGCGCATGCACACGCTCGAAATCGCGATATACATGATCTTCGCATTCGGCATCTTCAATCTGGCCAGCCTCGTTTTCGCGATTGTTTCCTGCGTGCGCCGCGAACGCTGGGCGCCGTTCTCATGGACCGTACTGGTCCTGAATTTCCTCCCCGGCCTCTGGTTGTTCGGAGTTCTTGCCACTAATTTATAAGCCCACGGCCCAAGTTCCTCCGTTTTTCCACCAACCCGCTCCCCTGCCCAATCACTGGCCCGCAACACTCCGCCGACCGATCCGATGCGCAAACCGCCTCATTAATCCCTCATAACGTTGCCAACCAATAAAATGCCTTTGACAAGACGGCCCGGGCTGGTGTGTATATCGACGTGCTAGGATTCCTATCCAACGACATTGGTATCGACTTGGGCACGGCGAACTGCCTCGTCTTCGTCCGTGACAAGGGCATCGTCCTGCGCGAGCCCAGCGTGGTCGCCGTCTACAACAACACGAAAAAAGTCCGTGCCGTTGGCATTGAGGCCAAGCGCATGCTGGGCCGGACTCCGGGCAACATCACCGCCCTGCGCCCGATGAAGGACGGGGTCATCGCCGACTTCGAGATCACTGAGGCGATGCTGCGGCACTTCATCCAGAAGGTCGCCCACAACACGAAATTTGTCCCGCCACGCGTCGTGGTGGCCGTTCCCTCGGGCATCACCGAGGTCGAGCGCCGCGCGGTCAAGGAATCCGCCATCCACGCCGGAGCCCGCGAAGTGCTCCTGCTGGAAGAGCCGATGGCCGCCGCCATCGGCGTGGGCCTGCCCATCGAGGAGCCTTCCGCGAACATGATCGTGGACATCGGCGGGGGCACGACCGAAGTCGCCATTATTTCTCTGGCCGGTGTCGTCTTTACCCGCAGCCTGCGCGTGGGCGGCGACGAGATGGACAACTCCATCATGGCCTACATGAAGCGCGCCTACAACCTGATGATCGGCGAACGCTCGGCCGAAGACATCAAGATGCGCATCGGCTCGGCCTACCCGCTCGAAGAGGAGCTGACCATGGAGGTCAAGGGGCGCGACTCCGTCGCCGGGCTGCCGAAAACCCTCCACATCACCTCGCAGGAGATCCGCGAGGCCCTGGCCGACGTCTTTAACTCGATCATCGAGGTCGTGCGCTCGGCCCTGGAACGCTGCCCGCCGGAACTTTCCGCCGACCTGGTGGACCGGGGCATCGTCATGGCCGGAGGCGGCTCCATGATCCGCAACCTGGACAAGCTTCTGAGCGAAGCCACCGGCCTGCCCGTCATCATCGCCGAAGACCCGCTGAGCGCGGTGGCCAACGGCACGGGCATTGTCCTGCAGGACCTCTCCTGGTGGCTCAAGGACGCCAGTTGAGCCGTCCGCCGTACCGGGAAGTGTAAATGGCCCTCAAACGCCTGAGCCAGTTCAAGCCGCTCGTGGTGCTGCTGGTTTTTCTGGTGGCCTGGTGGGTCATGCCGGTCATGCTCAAGCGCTGGATCCAGACCGGTTTTTATGAGTTTCAGGCTCCGATGATGTTCGCCGAGTCGCAGGTGGAGGATTTGCAGAGCTACTGGACCCTGCGCGGCCAGTCCAAGCGCGAAATGATCGAGGCCGGGCGTGACCTGGCCCGTGAAAACGCCCGGCTGACCGTGCAGCTTCAGGAGAATCGCACGCTCTCGGACGAAGCCTCGCGGCTCGAAGCCCTGCTTGAACTGCCCTCGCACCCGGATTTCCGCTACGAGGTGGCCCGCGTGGCCCGTCGCGAACTCTCCGCCTGGTGGCAGCAGATCGTCATCCGCAAAGGGGCCAACTACGGCATTCCCGTCGGGGCAGCCGTCATCTACAAGGGCGGCGTGGTGGGCCGTGTGCGCGAGGTCCACGCCTACACCGCCGTGGTGGAGCTGATCTCCAGCAGCGGGTTTCGCATGGCGGCCAATGTGGCCGGTGAGGACCGCCCCGTCACTTATCAAGGACTGCTCAATCCCCCCTTCAGCAACCCGATGGGCGAAGTGCTCAACGTCCCGGCCTCTGTCAAGGTTTCCCCGTCGCAGCCGCTGCGGCTGGTTTCCTCGCGGCTGGGCGGTATTTTTCCCGAAGGGCTGACCATCGGCCAGGTGGTCGAGCTGACGCCGGGCTCGGATGGTTTTTTTCAACAAGGGCGCGTGCAGCTTAACCCCGATCTGGGGGCCTTGCGCGAAGTCGCGATCATCGTCCCCATCGAGCAGGAGGGAACGGCCCTCGCCGTCGAGCCTTCCGCCGCCAGCCGGGAGGGCCAAGGTGGAAATTGACCTGCGCGGCTGGCTCCTGATGGGCAGCAACGCGCTGCTGTACTGGCTGCTGCAAATGCTCAACGACGTGTCCGGCGCGAGCGGGATCACCCTGAGCCTGAACGCACTCTATCTGGTCATTCCGGCGGCGTGCATGCGCCAGCGCTGGGCGCTGCTGCTGGTCTTTGCCACCGGATGGCTGATCGATGCGCCGCTGCCGGTCGCCTTTGGCTTTCATTCGATCATCTTCGCCATCGTAGTGACGCTCCTGCACGCCTTTCAGCGGGGACTCTCGCGCGCGGGACTGGGACAACTGGTTCTGGTCGCGCTCGGGGTCAATACCGTGCTCATCCTCGTGCAAAGCCTGCTCCTGGCCGGACCCCTGCTGGGCAACGGTGCCTATTGGGTCCGCATTGCCAGCGACCTGGCGTTTTCCTCGCTGGCACTGCCGCTGATCGGCTGGTGGTTTTTCAGTTGGGAGCGCTGGCTGCTCATGATCTGCGGTTCCGGCTCGGAAGCCCCTGAAACTACCTAAGCCCGGAGTTTTTTTTCGAACTTTCGCTTCCCTGTCGTAGTCAGTAGTCGTAGGTTTACTATTTTCGGGAATCCGCCAAGCACATGAAGTTCGACCATTTCAAACTGTGGAATTCGCGACTGAATATCTTCTTTCTGGTGTTCGGGCTGATGTTCATGGTGTTGGCGGGCGGACTGGCCTGGCGGCAACTCATTCTCCAGGGCGAGTGGAAGGCCAAGGAGGAGCGGCAAAATATGCGACGTGTCATCCAGCCAGGGCCGCGCGGTGACATCCTCGACCGCCACGGCAACATCCTAGTCGGCAACCGGCCGCGCTTCTCCGCCGTGGTGTACCTGCGCGAGCTGCGCGAAGAGTTCGACAAGGAGTACTCGAAGCTCATCAACACCCTACGCGAGAAACACCGCGAGGAGAACCCCGACACGCCCTTTAGCTTCGACTGGCAGGAACTACGTTGGGAATCACGCCGGATCGTCCTCCAGCGCTACCTGGACCAGATCAACGCCATCCTTGGCACCGATGACACCGTGACCCTGCGCGACCTCCAGCGCCACTACTGGAGCAAGCTGCTCATGCCCTTCCCGCTCATGGGCGATCTCGAACCCGAGGAGTACGCCCGTCTCATCGAGCAGCTCCC contains the following coding sequences:
- a CDS encoding rod shape-determining protein, whose product is MLGFLSNDIGIDLGTANCLVFVRDKGIVLREPSVVAVYNNTKKVRAVGIEAKRMLGRTPGNITALRPMKDGVIADFEITEAMLRHFIQKVAHNTKFVPPRVVVAVPSGITEVERRAVKESAIHAGAREVLLLEEPMAAAIGVGLPIEEPSANMIVDIGGGTTEVAIISLAGVVFTRSLRVGGDEMDNSIMAYMKRAYNLMIGERSAEDIKMRIGSAYPLEEELTMEVKGRDSVAGLPKTLHITSQEIREALADVFNSIIEVVRSALERCPPELSADLVDRGIVMAGGGSMIRNLDKLLSEATGLPVIIAEDPLSAVANGTGIVLQDLSWWLKDAS
- a CDS encoding sigma-54-dependent transcriptional regulator; this encodes MAGTLFPGKQAERARGYAQLAWQNPFEPEREEIEKLLLGEAYGRLSERERLSALWEDLERLLGQTRPGFASGKGTQAEREIFQEMVFVRIYHRFMPEFDRLIEQAHERGHAGQRVGFYDRFVREVEEGLPGGLIGRYAGMGLERLFAVMDQIRRAFLHIHRYIIGQSPAANRLRARIWQSIFTRDMDRYQRVLADRMGDIITLITGPSGSGKELVARGIGLSRYIPFDPNARAFTEDFVKAFYPINLSALSPTLIESELFGHRRGAFTGALQNRQGYFETCGPHGTVFLDEIGETDVAIQIKLLRVLQTRQFVPIGETEPKAFTGKLMAATNRDLVAEIQAGRFREDFYFRLNADRVQTPSLREILNGSPGELETLVAFIARKMAGPEEGEKVTAEVCDWIGKKLPVDYAWPGNFRELEQCVRNITVHGDYQPENLEKPAVGEGIAGPWSRGEFTAEELLARYVAEQYARIPNYEELGRRLKLDRRTVKKYLQLKTGS
- the mreC gene encoding rod shape-determining protein MreC — protein: MALKRLSQFKPLVVLLVFLVAWWVMPVMLKRWIQTGFYEFQAPMMFAESQVEDLQSYWTLRGQSKREMIEAGRDLARENARLTVQLQENRTLSDEASRLEALLELPSHPDFRYEVARVARRELSAWWQQIVIRKGANYGIPVGAAVIYKGGVVGRVREVHAYTAVVELISSSGFRMAANVAGEDRPVTYQGLLNPPFSNPMGEVLNVPASVKVSPSQPLRLVSSRLGGIFPEGLTIGQVVELTPGSDGFFQQGRVQLNPDLGALREVAIIVPIEQEGTALAVEPSAASREGQGGN
- a CDS encoding SLBB domain-containing protein yields the protein MPQLFLFICALLISQAAFGFSGAAPFDTGASVNTMELLDDTTPIKVGDKLSYMVAEDREAANIVLVDESGKIDVPLIGKIEASGLTPRELAQKISDALEVDYYYQATVHVSEYKDLSNRGQIFLLGQVARQGAMTIPPGEVLTVSKAILRAGGFTQQADPTRVSLIRQSGPGDKEVKTEINVARILETGRLEDDLIVQPDDFIFVAQAGDSSGEYTVTGAVRGPGIYPLPMGTQITLSQAILKAGGFTEFASESSVKIIRYDENGERKEFQVDVGEILEDGLRDNDILLQPDDRVIVPEAWVKF